The genomic segment AAGttgggatggatggagcTCGAAGCCAATGAGACCAGCCAATGCCCCCCCCAAAGGCATCtcggagaagacgagggcggccggggcgtGACTCGGCTCGTGGCGGTTgcggagaggagaggagggagagagagagagagagagacagagagccGGAGAGATGCTCGAAGCGTCGATGCGCATTCCGGTGCATGGCGGGGTCATTTGGTCCTTCGGGGGCGGGGTTGTTTTTTCTAGCTTTTTTGGCCATCtttccccttttcctttccccttttcttcgtcgtcctttTGCTcgccctttttctttctcttaTTATACTTCTTTTGCTCGTTTCTTATGATGCTAGTTCTCCCTAAAGAATGGCACCATCCTCAACGTATCTGTCCATCGTCAACGACACCACAGACCCAGACAGAAAGAAACACTTCATGACCGGCGACGCGAGACGGCCCTCCCACCAGCGTTCCAGGCCTGTGGACCCCCTGACCATGGTTGGTGGTACCCACCGCGGGTAGACCTGCACTTAGGGGAACATCAGTGGATCCCCCCCCCGAAAGCCTCCGAGTCACCGCGACCGTCACTCAACGCTCGCAGCCCCGCGGCGCACCATCGGCGTGGGTCCCGCCGCTGGAGCACCTGCACTTAGGGGTCTGGCGCCCTTCGGACCTGTGCCACTTAACGGCAGGTGGGGACCGCTGgacacctacctacctttgctggatgacgccgccgcaacgCAAcgcgggcgggcgaggcgaggcaaTTATCAATTATTTAAAGGGGCCCGTCCGCCCGCCCCGCGAAGTCGCCGTGATCCCTAATGGCAGGGCGACCCGAAGTCCATTACGCTTGAGCAACTCGGGCAGGACGagttgtttttttttgtgtacccttccctctttctctctctctttctctttggCTTTTCTGTTGAGGGAAGGGCAGACAGGATCCCGGTTGGGACATccgacacacacaccccttccccccttcacCATcacggcggcctcctcgtcttgTTTCTCTCGTGGTTCATCGTCTTTGGCTTCTAGTCCCGATTCTACGGTGGTAAAAGTGTCGGTTTTTTCGAGGTTCGACCCTTCTCACCCTCCCCACATCACGTGGCTTCGCCTTATCACCACCCACTTTGTCGGTTATCGGGCTTCGGCAACATCCTCGACAAATCGACAGTGTGTAGCAGGTGTGGCAGGCGTGGCAGATGTCGACAAGTGGCCCGTTTTGAGGCCCTCCaacccacccatccacccacACCCAGACTCGACCAACGACCTTTGCCAAACCCACACTTCCATGCACCTCGTCTCATCCGCCCTCTGCGCGCTGTCGCTGTCCTCGCCCTTCCCcctcgacatcaccatcTGACCGACTGCTCTCgtatcccccccccccctggttTCTATTATCAATCGGCCTTAGCAACATTTTCGGTCCCATGATCGGTTTCTCATCCTCTGCTTTTCACGATCCTCATCTCCCGGCGCAACCCGGACCAACACAAACTCCCCTCCGCCGCAGCACACGAGAaacctccaccaccaccaccaccaccaccaccacccctccGAGACTCCCTCTCGACACTTGACTTTCGAACTTCGGTCCTCGTTCCACCCCGGGAGCAAACAAGGTCCCTCCCTGTCCTTACGTAAAAGCAATCACCTCCCCCCAAGTCTCGGAATGGCATTACCATCGCGTAATGGCCGAAGTCGATCCCACGACGCCTTGACTCGTGCCAAGGGTGATCGGGGCCATATGACCTCATATTTCCCACAGGACGTGACAACCCGACATGAAGCAAGCGCATCGGATCGCGATCCCGATATGgaacgagggaggggagagagagaggaagggcCGACACGGATTTCCGATGCCGCGCTTGCGCTCCGAGGCGGCTTTGCTCGGCTTCTAGCGGTATTCTCCGCCCGCGGACGCTGCTCCGAGCCGGGCGAAGCCGTGAGTAAAACTAGACGGTGAACGCCCAACGACACGTAACGATGTGACGATGTGACAAATGTCCCAAGGAAACTCACGACAGCCTGCCTCACTTGACACTTGGCACTCGCCTGTGAACCGTGACCGTGACCATATGACATGCGTGCTAAGAGTATGAATCTTGCTAACTTTTGTTGTTTGTACACCGGTACAATATGCTGGATGATGATAAAGATGATTCTACCTTCCTCTTCCGAGAGGCCCCCCTTCTCCCAATGGTATCCGTGGACGACGTTCGCAGACGACGTTCGCATGCatagagaaagagaagaaaaaaacagtAACCCTCGCGTGCCTCCGCGAAACGCCAATAACGCCCTCGCCCCCTATTTTGCATTTGTCCCGAGATTTCTCGCTGCTCCCCTAGGAAGCCTTGATTACTTCGTTCCCTTCAACTCGACGTCTGTGCCGCCAGCAAATCATCCACCCAGCCCATCCGCTCGCGCCTCTCATCCGTCACGCGCGCGTactcgagcagcagccgcagtGTGTAGATCTGCATGTCCTCCTTGCGCAGCGCCTTCTCCGCCCATTCCTTGCCGTCCGCGGCGATCCGctccgcctcggcgtcgtggccgggcctctcgtcgccgtacCCCAGGAAATAGTCCATGATGCCGTAGTAGTCGCCGAAGCGGTTGTCCATCGGCACGAAGTGTTTCCACGCGACGAGACGGCTGTCATGCCACTCGCGCCACAGCGTTGCCTTGATCGGCAGGCTCGTGCTGCCGAGGAACGCGAGGTACCGGCCCGAGAAGCTAttgccgtcgatgtcggGCAGGTATTTCGCGTCGTACATCTTGGCAAGCTTGACGCCTTCGGTGAGGTTGTAGTAAGGGCTTGTGTAGTTGCACAAaccggcctcgccctctgGCTCGCACATGAGGTCCGTGAAACCGACGTTGGCCCACGACCGCACCCAGTCGCTgagcccgccgacggcctgcgCCGCGATGTTGTACAGCTTGTCTGGCAGCGAAAAGTTGATGACGGTGTCCGCCGCCCCGCCGCTCTCGTTGTCCtcctcagcggcggcgatcttggTGGCGTTGTTCATGGCGACGAAGCGGTGCCGCTGGAAACCGGGCCAGTTGGTTTCGCGGTTGCGGCCGCCCGTGGCGACGCCACGCCAAAGCACtgcgtccttcttctttgcCCAGGGCCCGCCGtgttggccgccgccggtgaagCGCTCTTCCTCGGTCCAGTACATGGCGGCGGGCAGAAGGATCTCATTGTTGACGGCCAGCTTGGAGCCGCCGAACATGGGGAACAGCACGGGGGTGGCCGAGGTGCTGAGGGGCTCAATGAAGATGCCGTTGAGGCCCTGCAGGTCGGGCTGGTGGCATAGCTGGGTCGAGAGGGTGTAGTTGGAGACGTAGCCGTCGCGCATGTGCGGCTTGGCGTACttgttggagatggccgGTGGGCGGTCGAACGTGGTTTGCGTCTTGGCCAGGCGGGCGGGGCTGTCCGGGGGGcagccgcggcgggcgatgAGCCAGAATTGTTCTAAAGACGGTCGACGGATTAGAGTTGATTCACTTTACAGTGCTAAACGGGAATGGGGTGGGGGGGATGAGAGACACAttggggaagaggagggagggcggggagggaggggcagaAGCCACATACTCGTTACTTTGTCCCAGTGCTTGCTCTGAACCTTGACATTCCGGTCAAGCTCCTTTTTGTTGCTGGGCAGGGCCTGGAATGTGTTCATGACGTTTTTGGGTTCGGGCATGGTGTGGGTCAGGGCGGCATCGCGCAGGTACTGCTCCATGTCTTCGTAAGGCACGACCATGCGCGGCTCGTCCATGGGATTCAGGGCGATGTCCATGTCCGGCAGCAGGTGCTCGATGGTCTGGAGCATGTTGGTCCAGTGGACAGTCCAGAACCACTCGCTGATGCGGGTGGCGCGGCCCTTGCGGACCTGGATGACCATCTCCCactcggcggcctccttgcGGATGCGCGAGGGCTCGACGCCCCAGAAGGGCTGCAGGTCGTGGTAGATCTGGTCGAAGAagtcctcgacgatgacggcgcggCGGTCCTGGGCGAACTGGAACCAGGCGTCGAAGCCGGGGGGCGggtggcggccgcggcggtcgCGGTAGGCCtttgcggcggcggtcaGGGTCTTGGACTCCTTTGCCAGCATGTTGCGGAATGtgtcatcggcatcgcggATGAGGGTGTCGATGGGGTGTTCtttggacgaggaggagggggggggagcattattgctgtcgttgtcgctgtaCTTTGAATCCCCCGGGGCGTACTTGGGCGGTGGTATCGGCGTCGActcggggagggggatgggcttctcggcgccgtcggcggcgtggacggggggcgggacgacgggacCAGGGCTCTGGGGCGTCTGCTCGGGCTTGTCCAAGGGGGGGAGCTGTGTCGATGCTGCTCGTGGGTATCTCGGGTCGAAGTAGTagaagagggcgacgacgaagacgacgaaggcggcgtAGCGCAGGAAGCTCGAGGGCCGCCGGGGCTGgaacgagggcggcagcagcttgaCCATGGTGGAGGGTCGCGAGAGGTCTGTCGCTGATCGAGATCGAAGGGGGAAGcgcgaggggaggggggagagatTGGACCTGGCGGCCGGCTCAGCCAGGCCAATTCAGGTTGCGACGAGCAATGGCGGACGAGGGGGTGCGACTTCGGCGCGCGCAGAGAGCGGTGGTGAGGGCAAGTGGTTCGAGtcggagagagaggagagagcTATCGTTCGAGTCGTGAGTCGAACTGACAAGTCAGAGGCTCGCTATGCGAAAGACGAGAGACGACACCGGACGCtgcaggaggagggcgaggatgaggccAAGGTCGAAGGAATTGTTGAAGATGGGACCGTGAGTTGTAGAGGATTGGGACGAAAAGGAAAGCAAGACGACAGAAAGCTTGGCTGCGTGGATAGAGGAAATGGGAAATGGAGATGGAaatggagatggagggacAAGAAGGGGAGCGAGCGATATGAGAGGCCAAGATGGACTGACAGGGGGGGAGCCCGGGATGGATTGATGGATTGAATGGAGGGATGGAGGGATGCAGGGGTGAGAGAGAAGGCGGCTCGTTCGCTAgagaagcggcggcgggtgtTGGGGCGATGGATCCAGGGTCGAGGTTGCAGGAAGTAGAAAAGTACAGCAGAGTTTTGGTAGATGAAGAGAGGGCAGAGCGCAAAGTGGGATGGGCGGGCGTGGATATGCTGATCGGAGGGCGGACCGTGTACTTGTTGTTTGGTAGTGGTAGAGGTGGAGGGGGTTGGtggagggggtggtggtggtgatgatgatgatgatgatgatgaagaagaagaagaggaagaagaagaagatgataATGATAATTGGTCagggacggggacgaggcgggaCTGATGGGATAGAGGCACAGCGGCACACAGCAGTACGGTAAGTGGACCAGGCAGTAGGTACAGAGTATACGAACGTTTAAGGGTGGTCGTATAGTATACGAAGTACCGaacaggaagagagaaagaaaaagagagagaccgaGGAACATAAGAATGAGGAGGAAGATCCGGATCAGAAGAATGAGGACTACGACTACGGACTACGGACtacgactacgacgacgatgaaggttGGGGTGGAGAAGATGACGCCCAAGCCGGTTTCAAATGAGCGTAGGCTTCCAAGGATCTTGCTTcgtcttgctgctgctgctgctgctgctactgctgcttTGTCTTTGCTTTGTCTCTGCGGGCTACTCCTCCTTGCAGCCGGTCTCTCGCAGAGGAGGGTTTACGGGTAGATAGGTACAgtaggtactctgtacagtAGTAGGTACAGAGAGTTTAGTTTGGTCTACCTGTAGAAACCCGTACACGCAAACTCGAGGTTTGAATGCCGTTTGCCGTGTTGGGCAAGGTTTGAGTCCAAgatcaagatcaagctggCGAGAAATAGAGTTCAAGGGACAAAAAGGGGGTTGTGTGTGTTTTTTTTACTGGTTTTtattttttctttcttcaaTTAATGGGTGACAGACACTCCGTGCACTTTGGGGACAAGTCCCGGATACAGCACACCAGCCATAAACTGCCGCTAGCATCCACCAACCAACTTAGATATGTGCCTTGGAACGTGAAGAAAaatgagaagaaaagaaaagaaaaagaaaaagtCTAGACAAGAAAATGGGCCTACCTACGCAGGGAAACGCCGCAAGGggggccagccagcccaaAGATGATGTAGAAACAAAGGGGGCCCATTGTCACCGGCGTTTTCTGGTCCGTTTGGCGCCGAGTTGGCGGTTCCTGGAAAAGCCATAGAGCGCTAAACAGGACAAGTCTGTCAGGGCGTGGGCGCTGACATGCTGAGGTAAGACAGGTACCTTGACCTTGCGCTAGATCGCCATGTCTCACAAGTACCGGTACACAATGACCGGCGCTAGGGTAGGTAGGGGGCTCACGATGCTGGCGCTCGGCACTGGGAGCTAGCGGTTTTCTGGTTCTCTCCCCCTGagtctcctcctccccgacAAGTCTCATCTCATCTGCTCAGCTGTACTAACACACAATCTCACTCGCTGTCTCTTTCAgtctcactcactcactcactccctaCCTCACTCATAGCCACCCTCGCTTTCTACCTCACCCaacaaacaacaacatcaacatcaccggTTCCGCCCtctgtcgtcgtccgtcgtTTGTTGTCCACACCGCAACGTGGCCTCTACTCGTGCCGACGCCATACCTGTACGTGCGTACCCACCTCGCTCACCTCAAATCACCCATCATCTCTCACAGATGACCGGCCTTGGCTTGTGTGGctgtggggggggggggggggggggggggggggttccgcGGCCGGCCGCCCATCAAACGGGGTCTCGACAGCTGGAGAATGCAACACTGCTTGAAGAGCCGAGATTCGGATGCACTGCAGTCCCCATCATTCTCCATTCGTTCTCCATTCATTCCCCATCGTCTCGAAACCACGCGGGCAACGAATGTCTCGAATTCCAACTTCCAGTGAGGTGTTGCGTAACTATATATACACGTAGGTACAGTACGTATGGATACCTACGCAACACAACATGCTACAGAAGCCTGCGACAATCAACCCATCGCCCCCCCCTCAGATTCGTTCCCCATTTGTCTGCGCGGGCACCTCGTCAATCTGTTTCCTCGCCCCAAATTGCGATTGCCCCAGATTGACATTGACATGCACGTCTCCTCCGTCCCTGTCTGTGCCCCCCTGCCTGTGCCCTGTGACGgtgtcgtcatcgccgtctaTCCGCCCGTTGCTTTCTTTGTGTTTCTGTGTGTGTAGTGTATGTGTGTAGTGTAGATCCGACGCAGCTCGGCgtcttctcttttctccgTCGTCCCATCCAGCCATCCCCGGTCTCGCCGTCGATCAACCATCTCTGGAACGGCTCTACAGCCTGCTCTGGGACGTGGGTGTACTCACTGGGACGAGACCCCCCCGGACCCTGAATTCGGCGCGCATCCATCTGATTAGATGCGTGCATACCGTAGATGCGTCCCCTCTTTTCTCGCTTcctctcccaccccccctaAGCCGGCTTACTCACGCCCTCTTCCCGTCGTGGCCGCTAACCGCATCCGACACCGCGCCGTACACTGTCCGCGGCGGCCAGACTCACGGCCGGGGAGCCAAGGGGCCGTCAGGTCCCcgcagacagacacacaaCACACGTGCGGATTAACACATGACAGGCACACACACTGACAAGTGTCTAGAATCACGGCACCCTGCTTCCATCGCACGATCTGGCACGACGCCCTGTTGGTGCTGTTGCGTAACACGTCAACGACACAGCCCTCTCCTTCAGCAAACGGTCGCCCGCCCGGAAACGAGGTTGCCCTCATCTTCCACGTCCCGACTTGGACTGGCTCACCGTCGaaccccggccccggcctccGCCATGGAACGCGGCATGCCACAAACCACTCTCTCTTTGTACACGCCCCCTTGAGGGTATCTCTTGTTATGTATTCGTACTATAATACCAACACGTAATCTTACATATTTACATAGttacatacacacacacacacacatatacactTATACATACACCCATACACATACATTCATGGCCCTTACGACAACATCGagtcggccgagaagctgctgcCGGCCCCGGTgttctcgtcatcggcataCTCGACGTCTTCCGCCATCCGCCCAATCAGCTCCTCGTACGACGGCCGGAACGGCCACGACATGAaggcctcgagcagctccaTCCACTGCCTCTCGTTGAGCAGCCGCACGCTCAGCTCGCTGTGGCCCTCCCCCGGCATCCCGCCCCCTTTCGGGTCCCGCAGGCTCGGGCACCGCGGCAGGATCCACTCCACCGCCCCGGGCCAGATGCGCGCCACCGCCTTACTGACCGGGTCCATGCCCGACATGAGCATCgactgcagc from the Colletotrichum destructivum chromosome 10, complete sequence genome contains:
- a CDS encoding Putative glycosyl transferase CAP10 domain-containing protein → MVKLLPPSFQPRRPSSFLRYAAFVVFVVALFYYFDPRYPRAASTQLPPLDKPEQTPQSPGPVVPPPVHAADGAEKPIPLPESTPIPPPKYAPGDSKYSDNDSNNAPPPSSSSKEHPIDTLIRDADDTFRNMLAKESKTLTAAAKAYRDRRGRHPPPGFDAWFQFAQDRRAVIVEDFFDQIYHDLQPFWGVEPSRIRKEAAEWEMVIQVRKGRATRISEWFWTVHWTNMLQTIEHLLPDMDIALNPMDEPRMVVPYEDMEQYLRDAALTHTMPEPKNVMNTFQALPSNKKELDRNVKVQSKHWDKVTKQFWLIARRGCPPDSPARLAKTQTTFDRPPAISNKYAKPHMRDGYVSNYTLSTQLCHQPDLQGLNGIFIEPLSTSATPVLFPMFGGSKLAVNNEILLPAAMYWTEEERFTGGGQHGGPWAKKKDAVLWRGVATGGRNRETNWPGFQRHRFVAMNNATKIAAAEEDNESGGAADTVINFSLPDKLYNIAAQAVGGLSDWVRSWANVGFTDLMCEPEGEAGLCNYTSPYYNLTEGVKLAKMYDAKYLPDIDGNSFSGRYLAFLGSTSLPIKATLWREWHDSRLVAWKHFVPMDNRFGDYYGIMDYFLGYGDERPGHDAEAERIAADGKEWAEKALRKEDMQIYTLRLLLEYARVTDERRERMGWVDDLLAAQTSS